In a single window of the Leptospira sanjuanensis genome:
- a CDS encoding tetratricopeptide repeat protein: MANRILGWFLILGIIILLLSIVFPGSKEPNPNDPAAVAQPSWIENALGGILTAVQEIKTSMASSGSADSSDTNVPSSTGTTSGEDPSEVFNRAYQANERGEYQKAVEEYSKYLELVPGDASGYYNRGLARYTMKQYEDAVKDFDKAVELDPNKTSAYLYKGYGNEMIDDCMQAIEDFQKAIDLGENKNSELYGHKARCENKDEDYTAGLESAQKAVNLDKKNAYALFELGYAQYALGKYAEAVASYSKTLSFNPNDEVAYHNRGLAYVFLKKTPLACKDFRKSLDLGYQDSGKRLKEYCK, from the coding sequence ATGGCAAATAGAATACTCGGTTGGTTTTTAATCCTCGGAATTATCATTCTTCTTCTTAGCATCGTATTTCCCGGTTCAAAAGAACCGAATCCGAACGATCCCGCCGCCGTCGCTCAACCTTCTTGGATCGAAAACGCTCTCGGAGGAATCCTCACCGCCGTTCAGGAAATCAAAACGAGCATGGCTTCTTCCGGTTCCGCCGATTCTTCCGATACGAACGTGCCTTCCTCCACCGGCACAACCTCCGGAGAAGATCCGAGCGAGGTTTTTAATCGTGCGTATCAAGCCAACGAACGGGGAGAATATCAAAAGGCCGTCGAAGAATATTCCAAATATCTGGAATTGGTTCCGGGGGACGCTTCCGGTTATTACAACCGCGGTCTTGCGCGTTATACCATGAAACAATACGAAGATGCGGTTAAGGATTTCGATAAGGCGGTCGAGTTGGATCCGAACAAAACGTCAGCCTATCTTTACAAAGGATACGGAAACGAGATGATCGACGATTGTATGCAGGCGATCGAAGATTTTCAAAAGGCGATCGATCTCGGTGAAAATAAAAACTCGGAACTCTACGGACATAAGGCGCGCTGCGAAAACAAGGACGAGGATTATACGGCGGGTTTGGAGTCGGCGCAGAAAGCCGTGAACTTGGATAAGAAGAACGCATACGCGCTTTTTGAGCTCGGTTACGCGCAATACGCGCTCGGGAAATATGCGGAAGCAGTAGCGAGTTATTCGAAGACCTTGTCGTTCAATCCGAACGACGAAGTCGCGTATCACAACCGCGGTCTTGCGTATGTTTTTTTAAAAAAGACACCGCTTGCTTGTAAGGACTTTCGAAAGTCTTTGGATCTCGGATACCAAGATTCCGGCAAACGTTTGAAGGAATATTGTAAGTAA
- a CDS encoding PAS domain S-box protein: MKTLDSNLLNSEFFRQIFETSRDGIAIANLEGNFLEANPAFQILTGYSLEELQRMSFWSLIPSHWNSVEQKIFEENLLSSGYSQEFEKEYVRKNGSPIPICVKTYVLQDDSKKPVAIWGIIRDISEQKRNEEVREKLYDEIKEGWEALRRIFVLNPFPMAISEIGSGKLLEVNRKFGEQIEYDHDQLVGKTTLELGVWFSPQVRETIVSIMKRDGFVDGVEIPFRTTKGKEFWALFSAQPIEYKGKTALLSITVPMTDRIKEEREKQKLLDEVREKEEILSQIFRMNPSAITLSKEDGTYLEVNERFLEYLGKTKEEVLNKTPLDLGFYYNLDDRALIFQNLREKGIVQNLEVKLKTFSGAIKTILFSARMIESFGEKKILSIGHDISDLRESASNLENLAQELEKNKSLFQKLFQLVPSALVVTDWEEKTIVDVNERFLEMAKRTREEVIGKTTPEIHIWDKSGNFRAEVYEALSKTGEVKNLESVYQASDGEIVPILYSARIIEINGRKQVISLATDISEKKKSEEDRRRLDEELRLSKDLFEKLFQLTPAAVSLSELETGIYRQINQSYCDLIGYTREQIIGKSSMELGIWRTPIDRAKLKKELEEKGWTASLEATIQTSDGTVKHVLSGNRVFQLDGKPMLLALLIDVTDKKAMELERNEYFAKMQESKDLFEMIFEMNPDTITINNLSDGSYVQVNERFSEMLEYTKEEVIDNIPIDIGIWNDPRERDKVVSILRDEGIIRDYEVQFKKKSGEVVDTLFSARRIKIGEEPIAIAITRDITQQKIATREREEQTRRIALHAQALMEIATDSEFASGDLEAGMKKIVLMVSEVADCDRVGIWIFPKENPNLWTMFAGWDRKDQTYMSRVELDMSDYPTYFEAIRSDRFVDASDVIHDPRTAELAETYSKPNGISSLLDAPFFLRGKIKGVVCLEHRGEQRRWKGYEKQFVVTVAEQVTQLLLNAERKEAKEELEKAVKVRTSELAKALENLQKTQEQLILSEKMAALGQLVAGIAHEINNPLGAIAALSGELRAYLNSSADRMETLSPEFGKASSEFIHDLSELIRRGIESKEAMLSRENKKAAMASIKSKLIELGFENPHDIADRLLDNGLPLALEEFSPLFSDPARYPLIKFALEEIHTYRNILSIRLAVDRTSKIVYALKNYAHIDTEESRGKVLTDLAENIETVLTIYHNKIKSGVDVELDFPTRPTIEAYPDDLVQVWTNLIYNALQAMRFKGKIKISIGDRKDEVKVSIQDNGPGIPSDVREKIFDPFFTTKGPGEGSGLGLDISRRIVKKHEGRIELESEPGRTIFHVILPKK; this comes from the coding sequence ATGAAAACCTTAGATTCAAATTTGCTTAATTCCGAATTCTTCCGGCAGATTTTCGAAACCAGTCGGGACGGAATCGCAATCGCAAATCTTGAAGGAAATTTTTTGGAAGCGAATCCGGCCTTTCAGATTCTTACCGGTTATTCTCTGGAAGAACTGCAGAGAATGAGCTTTTGGTCCTTAATTCCTTCCCATTGGAATTCGGTGGAACAAAAAATTTTCGAAGAGAATCTTCTTTCTTCCGGTTATTCTCAGGAATTCGAAAAAGAATACGTTCGTAAGAACGGAAGTCCGATTCCGATCTGCGTCAAGACGTACGTGCTTCAGGACGATTCCAAAAAACCGGTCGCGATTTGGGGAATCATCCGCGACATCTCCGAACAAAAACGAAACGAAGAAGTCCGCGAAAAATTATACGATGAAATTAAGGAAGGCTGGGAAGCTCTGCGGAGAATTTTCGTTCTCAATCCGTTTCCGATGGCGATCTCCGAAATCGGATCGGGAAAACTTCTCGAAGTAAACCGCAAGTTCGGCGAACAGATCGAATACGACCACGATCAACTCGTAGGAAAGACCACCTTGGAACTCGGCGTTTGGTTTTCGCCGCAAGTTCGAGAAACGATCGTCTCGATCATGAAACGCGACGGGTTCGTGGACGGAGTGGAGATTCCGTTTCGAACCACGAAAGGAAAGGAATTTTGGGCGCTCTTTTCCGCGCAGCCGATCGAATACAAAGGAAAGACCGCTCTTTTAAGCATCACCGTTCCGATGACGGATCGGATCAAGGAAGAACGGGAAAAACAAAAACTTTTGGACGAGGTCCGTGAAAAGGAAGAGATCCTCAGTCAGATCTTTCGGATGAATCCGTCCGCGATTACGTTGTCGAAAGAGGACGGTACGTATTTAGAAGTAAACGAAAGGTTTTTGGAATACTTAGGCAAAACAAAAGAGGAAGTATTGAATAAAACCCCTCTCGATCTCGGGTTTTACTACAACCTCGACGATCGGGCTTTGATTTTTCAAAATTTGAGGGAGAAAGGAATCGTACAAAACCTTGAAGTTAAGTTGAAAACTTTCAGCGGCGCGATTAAGACGATCTTATTTTCCGCGAGAATGATCGAATCCTTCGGGGAGAAAAAAATTCTTTCCATCGGTCACGATATTTCCGATCTCAGGGAATCGGCCTCCAATCTGGAAAATCTCGCACAGGAACTCGAAAAAAACAAAAGCCTCTTTCAGAAATTGTTTCAGCTCGTCCCTTCCGCGTTAGTCGTCACCGATTGGGAGGAAAAGACGATCGTCGACGTAAACGAACGATTTCTCGAAATGGCAAAACGCACTCGGGAAGAAGTGATCGGCAAGACGACTCCCGAAATTCATATCTGGGATAAGTCCGGAAATTTCAGAGCCGAAGTCTACGAAGCTCTTTCCAAAACGGGAGAAGTGAAAAATCTCGAATCCGTTTATCAAGCTTCGGACGGGGAAATCGTTCCGATTCTTTATTCGGCGAGAATCATAGAAATCAACGGACGAAAACAGGTTATCTCTCTTGCGACCGACATCTCCGAAAAGAAAAAGTCGGAGGAAGACCGAAGAAGATTGGACGAAGAACTTCGTCTGAGCAAAGACCTTTTTGAAAAACTCTTTCAACTCACGCCCGCAGCGGTCTCCCTTTCCGAATTGGAAACCGGAATTTATCGACAGATCAATCAGTCTTATTGCGATCTGATCGGTTATACGAGAGAACAGATCATCGGAAAGTCTTCGATGGAACTCGGAATCTGGAGAACTCCGATCGATCGGGCAAAACTCAAAAAGGAATTGGAGGAAAAAGGTTGGACCGCGAGCCTCGAGGCCACGATTCAAACCTCGGACGGGACCGTGAAACACGTATTATCGGGAAACAGAGTTTTCCAGTTGGACGGAAAACCGATGCTGCTCGCGCTCCTCATCGACGTAACGGATAAAAAAGCGATGGAGCTCGAACGGAATGAATATTTCGCAAAGATGCAGGAAAGCAAGGATCTGTTCGAAATGATCTTCGAGATGAATCCCGATACGATTACGATCAACAATCTTTCCGATGGAAGTTACGTTCAAGTCAACGAACGCTTCTCCGAGATGCTCGAATATACCAAAGAGGAAGTGATCGATAACATTCCGATCGACATAGGCATCTGGAACGATCCTCGGGAAAGGGATAAGGTCGTCTCGATTCTCAGAGACGAAGGAATCATCCGAGATTACGAAGTTCAATTCAAAAAGAAAAGCGGAGAGGTCGTCGATACTCTGTTTTCCGCAAGACGAATTAAGATCGGTGAGGAACCGATCGCCATCGCGATCACAAGAGATATAACTCAACAAAAGATCGCCACAAGGGAACGCGAGGAACAAACAAGAAGAATCGCCTTACACGCGCAGGCGCTCATGGAGATAGCGACCGATTCGGAATTCGCGTCCGGAGATCTCGAAGCGGGAATGAAAAAAATCGTTCTTATGGTATCGGAAGTGGCGGATTGCGACCGGGTCGGAATCTGGATCTTTCCGAAAGAAAACCCGAACCTATGGACGATGTTTGCGGGTTGGGATCGGAAAGATCAGACTTATATGTCTCGGGTCGAATTGGACATGTCCGATTATCCGACTTATTTCGAGGCGATTCGAAGCGATCGTTTCGTGGACGCGTCCGATGTGATTCACGATCCGCGAACTGCCGAACTTGCGGAAACGTATAGCAAACCGAACGGGATCAGTTCTCTTCTCGACGCGCCTTTTTTTCTTCGGGGGAAAATCAAAGGGGTAGTTTGTCTCGAACACCGCGGAGAACAGAGACGTTGGAAAGGATATGAAAAACAATTCGTCGTCACGGTCGCCGAACAAGTCACTCAGCTTTTATTGAATGCGGAAAGAAAGGAAGCCAAGGAAGAATTGGAAAAGGCTGTCAAGGTGCGAACTTCCGAATTGGCAAAGGCTTTGGAGAATCTTCAGAAAACTCAGGAACAACTGATTCTTTCCGAAAAAATGGCCGCGCTCGGACAACTCGTCGCGGGGATCGCACACGAGATCAACAACCCGTTAGGCGCAATCGCGGCCCTCAGCGGCGAACTCCGCGCGTATTTGAATTCTTCCGCGGATCGAATGGAAACGTTGAGTCCCGAGTTCGGGAAGGCGAGTTCGGAATTCATTCACGATCTTTCGGAATTGATCCGCAGAGGGATCGAAAGTAAGGAAGCGATGTTATCCCGAGAAAACAAAAAGGCCGCGATGGCTTCGATCAAATCGAAGTTGATCGAATTGGGATTCGAGAATCCGCACGATATTGCGGATCGCCTTTTGGACAACGGACTTCCCCTTGCATTGGAAGAATTCTCCCCATTGTTTTCCGATCCGGCGCGTTATCCGTTGATCAAATTCGCATTGGAAGAAATTCATACGTATCGAAATATCCTATCGATCCGATTGGCGGTGGACCGTACTTCCAAAATCGTATATGCTCTTAAAAACTACGCGCATATCGATACGGAGGAAAGCAGAGGAAAGGTTCTCACCGATCTTGCGGAGAACATCGAAACCGTTCTAACGATCTATCATAATAAAATCAAAAGCGGTGTGGATGTGGAATTGGACTTTCCGACCCGACCTACGATCGAAGCCTATCCGGACGATCTTGTGCAGGTTTGGACCAATCTCATCTACAACGCGTTGCAGGCGATGCGGTTTAAAGGAAAGATCAAAATTTCCATCGGAGATCGAAAGGACGAAGTCAAGGTTTCCATTCAAGACAATGGACCCGGGATTCCGTCCGACGTGCGAGAAAAGATATTCGATCCGTTTTTTACGACCAAAGGACCGGGAGAAGGAAGCGGCTTAGGTTTGGATATTTCCAGAAGGATCGTAAAAAAACACGAAGGAAGAATCGAGCTCGAATCGGAACCGGGTAGAACTATCTTTCATGTGATTCTTCCCAAAAAATAA
- a CDS encoding Lcl C-terminal domain-containing protein: protein MNRVLLLSVLLFLTACDPGKEPYNPEIPYSKAWWDSVIVRCALGQNSSCVFPPIPPSIFPDKISDTGQTLCYDTTTNISCGNGTYPRQDGDFLDLPSNRSYIGPTAHSVYTNDYTTLDAVRGLIWKTCAEGLSGPTCSTGTATATTYASAPTYCAALNAQNSGAGYAGITTWRMPSIFELERFANIESNTAVDSSAFPGSPSVNFISDTPYSGSPSTTGWHIQINAGFYDQLNYGISPYGVRCVSGTSLSTPSYTNNGDGTVTDNRTGLIWQGGAGSGGTNTWQGALSYCTSLSLAGKSWRLPNINELLSIVDYSGVTPAISSTYFPGTVSQYYWSSSTARNNLTYGFAIFFTSGLMGGNGKSSNWYLRCVTGP from the coding sequence ATGAACCGGGTTCTTCTTTTATCCGTGCTTTTGTTTTTGACCGCCTGTGATCCCGGAAAGGAACCATACAATCCCGAAATCCCGTATTCCAAGGCTTGGTGGGACAGCGTGATCGTTCGCTGCGCTCTCGGGCAAAATTCTTCCTGCGTATTTCCTCCGATTCCACCGTCGATTTTTCCGGATAAGATTTCCGATACGGGACAAACGCTCTGTTACGATACAACGACCAATATCTCCTGCGGTAACGGAACCTATCCGCGTCAGGACGGTGACTTCCTGGATCTTCCGTCTAACAGAAGTTATATCGGTCCCACGGCTCACTCGGTTTATACGAACGATTATACGACCTTGGATGCGGTGCGCGGTCTTATTTGGAAAACCTGTGCCGAAGGATTGAGCGGGCCTACTTGCTCGACTGGAACCGCGACCGCGACTACGTACGCAAGCGCGCCGACTTATTGTGCTGCGTTGAACGCGCAAAACTCGGGGGCGGGATATGCGGGAATCACCACTTGGAGGATGCCTTCGATCTTCGAACTCGAACGATTCGCGAATATCGAAAGCAATACGGCCGTGGATTCTTCCGCGTTTCCGGGAAGCCCGAGCGTGAATTTTATTTCCGATACTCCGTATTCGGGAAGCCCTTCCACAACGGGCTGGCATATTCAAATCAACGCGGGTTTTTACGATCAGTTGAATTACGGAATCAGTCCGTATGGAGTTCGCTGCGTTTCGGGAACTTCCCTCTCCACGCCTTCTTACACGAACAACGGTGATGGAACCGTTACGGACAATCGAACCGGTTTGATTTGGCAAGGCGGTGCGGGTTCAGGCGGAACGAACACTTGGCAAGGTGCGCTTAGTTATTGCACCTCTCTTTCTCTCGCGGGAAAAAGTTGGAGATTGCCGAACATCAACGAACTTCTGAGCATCGTGGATTATTCCGGTGTTACTCCTGCGATCAGTTCGACGTATTTTCCGGGAACCGTTTCCCAATACTATTGGAGTTCGTCCACGGCGAGAAACAATCTGACCTACGGATTTGCGATTTTCTTTACGAGCGGGCTTATGGGCGGGAATGGAAAAAGTTCGAACTGGTATCTTCGCTGCGTTACCGGTCCGTAA
- the sufB gene encoding Fe-S cluster assembly protein SufB yields the protein MEQVLEKQSANEDRFYRPDNFPKGLTRKVVESISHIKNEPGWLTEFRLKAFEIYEQKPMPTWGFFPNFNVDIDSYTHYIGSNQQKKKSWDEVDPEVLKSFERLGIPEHERKYLAGIEAMNDSETVYANVKKELTELGILFCDIDTAIREYPDIVRKYLGTVVSVGDNKFSALNSCVFSGGSFAFVPKGVKTPMPLQAYFKVTAASSGQYERTLLIADEGAEIEYSEGCSSVQDKGTNFHTAVVELIAHKNAKIFYTTIQNWKKNMYNWTVKRGLCHERGHITWTDVNIGANTVKYPGIVLQGDHSTGDILSLAFAGGGQIQDTGARIIHVGKNTRSNILAKGVSLDGGINSYRGLVKFTAGSENSYSHVKCDGLMMDNRSQSHAYPYNDVSGQNGTLNYEATVSRIDEDQLFYLQSRGLSEDDAKLLIINGFCEGVTKHLNVEYSVEMTRLIRMILEDGHVIQENNGSVVS from the coding sequence ATGGAACAAGTTCTGGAAAAACAATCCGCCAACGAAGATCGCTTTTACCGCCCCGATAATTTTCCGAAAGGCCTCACACGCAAAGTCGTCGAATCCATTTCTCATATTAAGAACGAGCCGGGCTGGCTCACGGAATTCCGTCTCAAAGCCTTTGAAATCTACGAACAAAAGCCCATGCCGACTTGGGGATTTTTTCCCAACTTCAACGTGGACATCGATTCTTACACGCACTACATCGGCTCCAATCAACAAAAGAAAAAATCCTGGGACGAGGTCGATCCCGAAGTCTTAAAATCCTTCGAACGACTCGGAATCCCGGAACACGAACGCAAGTATCTCGCCGGAATCGAAGCTATGAACGATTCCGAAACCGTTTACGCGAACGTAAAAAAAGAATTAACCGAACTCGGGATTCTTTTCTGCGACATCGACACCGCAATCCGGGAATATCCGGACATCGTACGCAAATATCTCGGAACGGTCGTCAGCGTGGGAGACAACAAATTCTCCGCGTTGAACAGTTGTGTTTTTTCGGGAGGTTCGTTCGCGTTCGTTCCCAAGGGAGTGAAAACTCCGATGCCTCTTCAAGCTTACTTCAAAGTCACCGCGGCTTCTTCCGGTCAGTATGAAAGAACATTATTGATTGCTGATGAAGGAGCGGAGATCGAATACTCCGAAGGTTGTTCCTCCGTTCAAGACAAGGGCACGAACTTCCATACGGCGGTTGTAGAACTCATCGCTCACAAAAACGCGAAGATCTTTTATACGACGATCCAGAACTGGAAGAAGAACATGTACAACTGGACCGTCAAACGCGGGTTATGCCACGAAAGAGGGCATATCACTTGGACGGACGTGAACATCGGAGCGAACACCGTCAAATATCCGGGAATCGTTCTGCAAGGAGACCATTCCACGGGGGATATTCTATCTCTTGCGTTTGCGGGCGGAGGACAGATTCAGGATACCGGCGCGAGAATCATTCATGTCGGCAAAAATACTCGAAGCAATATATTAGCAAAAGGTGTTTCTCTCGACGGAGGAATCAACTCCTACCGAGGACTTGTTAAGTTCACCGCAGGATCCGAAAATTCTTACTCTCACGTTAAGTGCGACGGTTTGATGATGGACAATCGTTCCCAATCGCACGCGTATCCATACAACGACGTTTCCGGTCAAAACGGAACGCTCAACTACGAAGCTACCGTTTCGCGGATCGACGAAGATCAACTGTTTTATCTTCAGTCGAGAGGATTGTCCGAAGACGACGCGAAACTTCTCATCATCAACGGATTCTGCGAAGGTGTGACCAAACACCTCAACGTGGAATACTCCGTTGAAATGACGCGTTTGATCCGAATGATCTTGGAAGACGGCCACGTCATTCAGGAAAACAACGGCTCCGTCGTAAGCTGA